The Acinetobacter shaoyimingii DNA segment TAAAGGCGAAATACGTGTTAAGTTTGAAACCCCTGTCGATTCATCTTTAGAATATTCACAAGCCAAGTTACAGCAAGTTGATGCAATCATTCGTGCACAGTCTTATGTTAAATCAACCTATGGGGTGATTAACGGCGTCACTGATCGAGGGAAAAATCACGTGAGTATTCGGGTTAGTGTGATTCCACGTCAGGAACGTAAAGAAACATTATCAGATTTGAACAATTTATTGCGAAATCAACTGAAAAATGTGGCAGGTATTACCATTACCTCTGTTGCATCAGCCGATGAAACCGTTTCTGGTGGTCAAAAACCGATTTTGATCTCTATTAAAGGTCCTGATCTAGACGAACTGCAAAAAATTTCAGACCGCTTCTTGGCGCAATTGGAAAAAATTGATGGCATTGTCGATTTAGAAAGCTCTCTAAAGGAACCTAAACCTACTTTAGAAGTACATATCAATCGGGTTCTTGCTAATGATTTAGGCTTGTCTGTCAACCAAATAGCCAATGTTATTCGTCCTTTACTGGCAGGAGATGATGTCACGACTTGGCGAGATGAAAAGGGAGAAAATTATGATGTGAATTTACAGCTCTCTGATGATAAACGCACCCTACCAAGTGATATTCAAAACTTGTATTTGACCTCACAAAAAGTCGATGCGACCAATCAACAAATTTTGGTTCCACTGGCAAGTGTTGCCAAATTAGAAGAAAGCTTAGGTGCATCACAAATTAACCGACGTGAATTGGCACGTGAAGTTCTGGTTGAAGCCAATACCTCTGGTCGCCCTGCTGGAGACATTGGTCGTGATATTACAGCGCTTGAAGAAAAGTTTGATTTACCTGCGGGATATAGCTTTGCTACCCAAGGTTCAAACAAAGATATGGCTGAATCAGCAGGCTATGCAATTACAGCAATTTCATTGTCTGTGGTGTTCATCTACATTGTATTAGGTTCACAATTTAATAGTTTCCTTCATCCTGCTGCAATTATGGCTTCATTACCGCTATCATTGATTGGGGTATTTCTGGCTCTATTTGTATTTAGATCAACCATGAATTTATTCTCTATTATCGGGATTATTATGCTCATGGGGCTGGTCACCAAGAATGCCATCCTCCTCATTGACTTTATTAAGAAGGCCATGGAAAGGGGTGAAACAAGGTATGACGCGATCTTGGCTGCAGGCACAACGCGTTTACGCCCCATCTTAATGACCACAAGTGCCATGGTCATGGGGATGATTCCGCTTGCCTTAGGCCTAGGTGAAGGGGGTGAACAAAGTGCACCGATGGCACATGCAGTGATTGGTGGTGTCATTACCTCCACCCTCTTGACCTTGGTTGTTGTTCCCGTGATCTTTACCTACTTAGATGACTTTAAGAACTTTATGATGCGTCAAATGCGAAAAATCGTGTCATAATATGATCAAATGTAATGAGGTGTCATTTTAAAAATGTTCACCTCATTTTTTATCGTATAATCTTATGCTTTAACGCTTATTATCAGGACAGTTTCCATGCGCGCGAGTCGCTTTTTATTTGCAACGTTAAGAGAAACCCCAAACGACGCTGAAGTGATTTCACATCAGCTCATGTTACGTGCGGGTATGATTCGTAAATTGGCTTCAGGTTTGTACACTTGGCTGCCGATGGGCGTTCGTGTGCTAAATAAAGTTGAAGCGATTGTTCGTGAAGAAATGGATCGTGCGGGTTCATTACAAGTACTTATGCCTGTCACTCAACCTGCAAGTCTTTGGGAGGAATCTGGTCGCTATGTTCAATATGGTCCAGAGCTTTTACGCTTTAAAGACCGTCATAGCAATGATTTTGTCCTTGGACCAACGCATGAAGAAGTGATCACTGATCTTGCGCGTAACGAGCTCAAAAGCTACAAACAATTACCTGCAAACTTCTACCAAGTCCAAACCAAATTCCGTGACGAAATTCGTCCACGTTTTGGTGTAATGCGTTCACGTGAATTCATTATGAAAGATGCGTATTCTTTCCACGCAGACCAAGAATCATTACAACAAACTTATGACGAAATGTACGATGCTTACTGCCGTATCTTTACACGTCTTGGTCTAAACTTCCGCCCAGTTCAAGCAGATACAGGTTCAATTGGGGGTTCAGGTTCACACGAATTCCATGTATTGGCATCAAGCGGTGAAGACGACATCGCATTCTCAACTGAATCAGATTATGCTGCTAACGTTGAAATGGCTGAAGCTGTACTGGTTGGTGAACGAGCTGCACCATCTCAAGAATTGAAAATTGTAGATACACCAAACCAAAAAACCATTGCGGATGTATCAGCTTTCTTAAATGCTGATCCTGCTCAATCTGTGAAAGCTCTTTTGGTTCAAGGTGTGGCTGAAGAAGGTCAAACAGCGCCAGTGGTTGCTTTATTCCTTCGTGGTGATCATGAACTCAATGAAATTAAAGCTGAAAAGCACCCACTCATTGCTTCACCTTTGACATTTGCAACTGAAGCGCAAATTGCTGAATTAGGCTTAACTGTAGGATATATTGGTCCACAAGGTTTGGTTGAAAAAGGCTTAACTGTCATTGTGGACCGTGCAGCTTCTGTATTATCAGATTTTGTTGCGGGTGCAAACGAAGCAGATAAACACGCAACTGGCGTAAACTGGGAACGTGATGCACAATTTACGGAAGTTTATGACTTACGTAATGTGGTTGAAGGTGATCCATCTCCAGATGGCAAAGGTACGATTCAAATCAAACGTGGTATTGAAGTGGGTCACATCTTCCAATTGGGTAAAAAATACTCTGAAGCTTTAGGCTGTAAAGTTCTTGGTAAAGATGGTAAGCCATTCACTGTGACCATGGGTTGTTACGGTATTGGTGTAACACGTGTTGTTGCATCTGCAATTGAACAAAACTTTGACGAAAAAGGCATTATTTGGCCTGAAGCGATTGCGCCATTTGAAGTTGCTATTGTGCCAATGAATGCGCACAAATCACCACGCACTTTAGAAGCAGCTGAAGCATTGTATGCTGAGCTTCAAGCTGCGGGTTATGACGTATTACTCGATGACCGTGATGAACGTCCAGGTGTTAAATTCTCTGATCTTGAAATTACAGGTATTCCACACCGTATCGTGATTGGTGAAAAAGGTTTGGATGCAGGTACTTTTGAATACAAAGGTCGACGTGACGCTGAATCGATCAACATTAGCAAAGATGAATTATTGGCAAAAATTGCAAAATAATGATTGTTTGATTATAACTGTTTAAAAAATCCCGCTTCTTGCGGGATTTTTTATTTCTGATCAAAGACTAAGGTCTGCTGACATTTCACAGATAGTTGCGCGATAAACACTTTTTGATGATACAAAGCAAGTTTTGCGCATTTAGTCATTCGAAAAAAGTGAAATATAGCGCATGGTTAAAATATCAAAAGATCCTCATACATGAATGACCTAATTTATAAAATACGGATACTCACAACCCACGAATATTGACTTTTAAGTCCTTAACCGAAACACCCACTGCACCAAAGCTTCCCATTGAACCATTGGCTACACCATTAAAGACTGTAGGAGAAATTGTTCCAGACGTCCCTAGTGTGACATTGTTTAAGGCAATATTCATTTTACTGCTTACACCCTCTTGTCCAATCACCATGCCATCTGATGTAACTCCAGCATGAAGCCCATTCAATAAGAATCCAGTCGAGCTATTGGTCGCATTCATTTGTAAATCAAATTGTGCACCTGTATTTCCTGAAACTAACATGATTGGACAACCAGACCCCGTGCCACAAATGGATTGAATCGCACCACTAAATTGAATCATATGACTTTGAGGCACATTGCCCAGTTGAATATTCACTTGCGGTTTATTGGTATTTTGAAAACTAATTTCAAACTGATTTGACTCACTGCCAATATTCAGTATTTTTTTAACATCGGCATTTAAACTACCAGATGCAGAAAAAATAGATTGTTCAGAAGACAATGATGAAACTGAGCCTGCACTCGCCAAATACACTGAAAATGGACTGATTTTTATTGCTGAAATACTTTGACCAAAACCGACATCAATATTGGTAAATGCCTTGCCATTTCCACCATCTGTATCAATCGCCATATTGATTGAAGCGTCACTATTTGCACCAACGAATTGCACACTTACTGGTGAGTTTTGAGTACCCGCAATGGTATAGGCCGCTCTACCTTTATAGTCCTTCCCCATTATTGAAGAATTTAAGCCATTATTATCGATCAGCGAAACTTCATTAAAATTAATTTTTTCCGTACTCAAACCAATATTAATGCCATCTTGCCCTGTCGTTAACGCTAAGCTTTGATCATCCAAAGGTTGCATTGCCATGACCAAATTTGATGAACAACACAATGAAGCAATTAAGATCATTTTATTTTTTTTCATTGCTCATTATCCTTAAATAATATGTCCTTATATTTTAATTACGTGGGGTAATACTAAATTCACTTGTTAAGCGACCACCTGTAATTGCCAGCTCACCTAAACGTGCTCCTGGTCCAGTATTTGGTGGATAAAAATTAATATCCCGCGCTCTAAAAACACCTTCTGCTGTTTTGTTTGGATTGAATTGTAGGCTGTAATTAAAACCGACATTACCTAGCTGTGTGCTCATATCTTTTTTAATGACGATGTCATTATGAAAAGCAATATCACCTGTTAGATTATCTAGACCGAAAGTTGAACCATCTTGTGGATCGCTGATTTGCACAGTATTTCCAGAACCTTTGAGTTTTAAGTCACCAACAATGGTTAATGCACCACCATTTGCAAGATCATTGTTTGGGATTAAAGAAAAATCAATATCGCCCCCCAATCTCAGTTTTGCACCAAAAAGTACATCATCCGCTAAGGCAAAATTGTTTAATGGTGAAGAACCTCCTCCGCCACAACCCATTGCAGAAG contains these protein-coding regions:
- a CDS encoding proline--tRNA ligase produces the protein MRASRFLFATLRETPNDAEVISHQLMLRAGMIRKLASGLYTWLPMGVRVLNKVEAIVREEMDRAGSLQVLMPVTQPASLWEESGRYVQYGPELLRFKDRHSNDFVLGPTHEEVITDLARNELKSYKQLPANFYQVQTKFRDEIRPRFGVMRSREFIMKDAYSFHADQESLQQTYDEMYDAYCRIFTRLGLNFRPVQADTGSIGGSGSHEFHVLASSGEDDIAFSTESDYAANVEMAEAVLVGERAAPSQELKIVDTPNQKTIADVSAFLNADPAQSVKALLVQGVAEEGQTAPVVALFLRGDHELNEIKAEKHPLIASPLTFATEAQIAELGLTVGYIGPQGLVEKGLTVIVDRAASVLSDFVAGANEADKHATGVNWERDAQFTEVYDLRNVVEGDPSPDGKGTIQIKRGIEVGHIFQLGKKYSEALGCKVLGKDGKPFTVTMGCYGIGVTRVVASAIEQNFDEKGIIWPEAIAPFEVAIVPMNAHKSPRTLEAAEALYAELQAAGYDVLLDDRDERPGVKFSDLEITGIPHRIVIGEKGLDAGTFEYKGRRDAESINISKDELLAKIAK
- a CDS encoding DUF6160 family protein; translated protein: MKKNKMILIASLCCSSNLVMAMQPLDDQSLALTTGQDGINIGLSTEKINFNEVSLIDNNGLNSSIMGKDYKGRAAYTIAGTQNSPVSVQFVGANSDASINMAIDTDGGNGKAFTNIDVGFGQSISAIKISPFSVYLASAGSVSSLSSEQSIFSASGSLNADVKKILNIGSESNQFEISFQNTNKPQVNIQLGNVPQSHMIQFSGAIQSICGTGSGCPIMLVSGNTGAQFDLQMNATNSSTGFLLNGLHAGVTSDGMVIGQEGVSSKMNIALNNVTLGTSGTISPTVFNGVANGSMGSFGAVGVSVKDLKVNIRGL